In Portunus trituberculatus isolate SZX2019 chromosome 33, ASM1759143v1, whole genome shotgun sequence, the following proteins share a genomic window:
- the LOC123512390 gene encoding LOW QUALITY PROTEIN: delta(7)-sterol 5(6)-desaturase-like (The sequence of the model RefSeq protein was modified relative to this genomic sequence to represent the inferred CDS: inserted 2 bases in 2 codons), whose protein sequence is MGGRKEKQEVNVSRIPLDPFSVRWAEKYHETLEKYWNRLPNFVGTFIASVAVFILGSTIRGEWLHILVHFLRAFKQTDNTTATTTATTTSYDALNSSSSFFGIDLASYKLEGVGYYWLAATTVSYXLYLGIGGFLHWYYYVLQRDRAQEWKCQPNKFLXPDLERHEILLGSFSLLLGSTISAVLACYIMNGGSTTIYYDVHEYGWLWYLLSWPVVFVWQDYLTYWHHRVYHTPFLYKHFHKLHHKYKQPTAFSVTAIHPVEFLHIQAVIISPMVLFPVHWSVFVVILAYIYYHGIIDHSGINFKAQWWQPWQPDCIFHDNHHQYFHVNFGFNCGLWDKIHGTYRQKDKVYREDIFYGKGKEMTQCSTEELKEALQETESENVLAYRGKQHGDQIKAVQKMLS, encoded by the exons atgggagggagaaaggagaagcaggaggtgaATGTAAGCAGAATACCGCTCGATCCTTTCTCAGTGCGCTGGGCTGAAAAATACCATGAAACGCTGGAAAAATACTGGAACCGCTTGCCTAATTTTGTGGGCACCTTCATCGCCTCCGTCGCTGTGTTCATCTTAGGCTCGACTATtagag GCGAGTGGCTCCACATTCTCGTCCACTTCCTGAGGGCgttcaaacagacagacaacaccaccgccaccaccaccgccaccaccaccagctacgATGCTCTcaactcctcgtcctccttcttcggTATCGACTTGGCCTCCTACAAGTTAGAGGGGGTCGGTTACTACTGGCTGGCTGCTACCACTGTCTCCT ACCTTTACCTAGGCATTGGTGGATTTTTgcat TGGTACTATTACGTGCTCCAAAGGGACAGAGCACAGGAATGGAAGTGCCAGCCTAACAAATTCC CCCCTGATCTGGAACGTCATGAAATACTACTGGGAAGCTTCTCTTTACTACTCGGCTCCACCATCTCAGCTGTCCTCGCCTGCTACATCATGAACGGCGGCTCCACTACTATTTACTACGACGTGCACGAGTATGGCTGGCTGTGGTACCTTCTCTCGTGGCCTGTCGTGTTTGTGTGGCAG gatTATCTCACATACTGGCACCACCGCGTCTACCACACTCCTTTCCTGTACAAGCACTTCCACAAGCTCCACCACAAGTACAAGCAACCCACGGCCTTCAGTGTGACAGCCATCCACCCTGTTGAGTTCCTCCACATCCAGGCAGTGATCATAAGCCCAATGGTGCTCTTCCCCGTGCACTGGA gcGTGTTCGTGGTAATCCTCGCCTATATCTACTACCACGGGATAATTGACCACTCCGGCATCAACTTCAAGGCGCAGTGGTGGCAGCCTTGGCAACCTGACTGCATCTTCCACGACAATCACCACCAGTACTTCCACGTTAACTTTGGGTTCAACTGTGGTTTGTGGGATAAG ATTCACGGCACGTACAGACAGAAGGACAAGGTGTACCGAGAGGACATTTTCTACGGCAAGGGCAAGGAAATGACTCAATGCTCTACGGAGGAACTGAAGGAGGCGCTACAGGAGACGGAATCCGAGAACGTGCTGGCTTATCGAGGCAAACAACACGGTGACCAGATCAAAGCTGTCCAGAAAATGCTTAGTTGA